In Mangifera indica cultivar Alphonso chromosome 7, CATAS_Mindica_2.1, whole genome shotgun sequence, the genomic window gaaaacatcaaaccttgggtgggaaatagtcgtttggccttataaaTATTGAAAGTTATGAAGagtacttttattattattttttttggtgtttATATCTTAAAAGTTAACTAAAGTCACTAATAGTGTTTGTCAGAAGGTGAGAAATGTCATATTTCAACTTTACGAGTGAAAACTTGTTAGTTTGAAttagtttgggtggaaaatagtcatgcTCTCAATATTTAAACActctatttttgaaaattatataatctatgtTACCAACAAATAAAAAGCAGTAATCTAAAAGCTACTAATACTTCTCTAAATTTGCTGGTGTGTTTATGTTTGGCTACTTCTAAGGGtgtttttatatacaataaaactatgtatacttatttttggtacataatttgtgtacacagataaagtgttatcatatgattggatgtttctttatcatatgatgacacatgttttaaaatcacctaattatataatgacacattactctgtatatgaattatgtatcaaaaatgggtacacatcgcattactcttttatatattgattttttttttttttatccacaCTCAAAACCATTACCCTATGATCCATCACATAAAATGCTTTATAATGCAAACTAATACATATAAACACGTCTACCTAGAGTGGGGCTCCGAGTCAAGCTGTTAGCAAGCTATTcgtagattttttcttttttagtcaagcaataatttgaattgagtttgaacccttataattcaatttgagtatAATGCAAATAAACTTTTAACAGTTTAAAATCTTACACTTACACacttaaaatattgttttgtgatttttaaCATGatgaaaattgataatatataagttAGAGAGttcaattgtaattttttcaGTCAAATTTTAGTTGGTAGTTTCTATATCTCAAGCTTGAGGTTAAACCTATCATTCTCAAATTCATCAATCTCTATCTTTGCATAAATCTAATTGAATTGAGTTCAAGCCCAACAATACGTATCTCATTTTcgataaaattatgcatatacaCTTTTGAGTGTACAATTAAATGCATAGATAATATGTCGTATATGGGaatgagtaattttaaattactaataaaataatacttaacatattatgatatattatttatatatttaatcgtATACACAAAAGCGAGTACAAGTAGTATTGTTCAATCGTATTCTatgtaatacaattttttttgtttggagcAACATTGGATTGggcagtaatttttttttttaatttcggtGCTTTGAATTTGGGTAGTTAATTCAATTGTTACTTAATATTACATATTGCAACAGGGAATACACAGAATCTACCGTATTCCTACTTAACTTTGTACAATGCTGCGAAAAATGGTGACTGGAAAGCTGCTGAAAATTTTGTTAGGGAGAACGCTGCACGTTTTGTTGGGGAGAACGGAAATTTATGGCTTGCAATCCTCACTCCCGTCACCGAAGACACTGCATTGATGGTTGCCGCATGATCATTTCAATGGGAATTTGTGGAGAAGCTGGTGAAAGATTTAGATGAGAAAGACCTTGAAACGCAAAATGCAATTGATTACACGGTTCTCCATTTTGTTGCCTATTCTGAAAGCGTAAAAACTGCCGAAATTCTGGTAAGCAAAAACAGTAAGTTAACACAAATTGTCTCCAAGGATGGAGCAACTCCACTACTGCTGTCTGTCAGACAGTCTCTCCATAAGGACATGATTTGGTACCTTGCTTTGGTAACAAGATGTGAGCCTGATTAGCCCGACTGTCCCTTCAAGGGGAGACTATCCGAAGAGCTGTTTCGTAATCTCACTTATTCAGGTTTTCATGGTAAGAACTAAAGACAATTTCATTGTATTCTTTAATATATAAGTGTTGCTGATTGATTACTCCTTCCAATCAACAGATATAACCATATATATACTTAGGCGGCATCATGAGCACGTGAAATTTCCTCTAGAGCCGACTGAGCATCATTTGCATTGCAAATGCCACGTGTCATATCTACTTTGGCGGTTACGTGAGCGCGTGAGATTTCCTCCCAATGAACAGGATGATCATTTGCTGTTTTGGTTGTCGGGAGTGCCTTCAAACGTCCATATTAACAAAAACAGCCTCACTTTTATTGAAAGATGGTTATATAAATGTTAGTATTTCTCTTCTTGGACAAACTTTTAGGATCGATAATTTCCTGactttaaatgataaaattaattatgataatttccTTCTGATTTTAAGTTATTCATGTGGAAACCGGAGTACCACCCGATTCACTTAGAAACAGGAAAGGCGTGCCAGCATCGGCCTTCCCGGTACCATCAAGGAGCTTCTTATCTCAAggtttgaatattattaaatgtttatcgtaacacatatttatattggAAGGGCTATAGTAAAACCTTTTCTATTAAGGAGAATACTGAGGATTATGGCTTGATTTCTTTTctggtttcattttgaaattagaGTTTGTATTTCTTGaggaaaatttgttataatagaAATTCATTTAAACAACAAATAGCAATTCTACAAAAATGTTAGGAATGCGTCTCCTTGTATGAATTGTATTTCTCAATTAGcctataaatataagataatgaGGATCAAGTAATTCATAAGAAAGAGAAATATGTCAggatatcatataatatgttgtACTCAGACATTTTTGTGATAACAATATATTCCCCTATCATACATGAATATAGACAGGTTATACTGAACCACGTTAAATAATGTGTTTTTTCtatgattgattatttattttacatattattatcTTGAAACTCTTATAATTCCAAGTATTTCTAATGGAGAAAAACATTTTTCTCTCGTTAGGATACAAATTTTCCTAACCAAACCAGGTATcgatctttattattattttgcttatGTTTCAGAGCTTCATTGTTCGAAGACTTTACTTTGGAAAGCTTCTGAAAAACTGGATAAGCAAGCGTACcttgcataattttttatttcgatTGGTATGCAAACATTCTCTGTCAAACTACTACTACAGcttttacataattttacttTGCAGTACCAGGTTTAAAACGAGTTCGAGAAGCcaagaagaaatttttaatcTGATAACCGAGATCCCTGCAACTACAGCTAATTTGCGCAATACAGAGGATGTTCATGGAAACACTGTCCGGCACATTGCAGCAAAACTGGCACGTCCCTCTAAACTCTTATCAATTTCTGGTGCGGCTTTACAGATGCAAAGAGAGGTGCAATGGTTTAAGGTGCTGGATCCACTAATTTTCCTCATATTTGAATTTGCTCCTGTAAAATTATATCCTGGATCTGTCTTTGAAGACCTTATTGATTGATGTATACTGATCGTCAATTTTAACATTCTTGTAGGAGGTGGAGAAATTATTTGACCCTGCAAAAATAGGCGAGATCGATGTGGAACGTAATACATTTATGGACCATTTCACGGTGAATCACAAGACGTTGTCTGAGGGGGAGAGAAATGGATGAAAAATACTGCAAATTCTTGCATGATTGTTAGCACGCTCGTTGCCACTGTAGTGTTTGCTGCTGCTTTTACTGTACCTGGAGGCAATGTAGGTGATACGGGCATTCCAGTTTTTCTGCGGCGGGCAGATTTCTTAGTGTTCGCCATTTCAGATGCACTAGCTTTGCTTTCTTCATCCACTTCTTTATTGATGTTCTTGTCCATCTTAACTGCGCGATATGCGCCCGAAGATTTCCTCCTAAGGCTGCCAAAGAGGTTGATTATAGGTCTCGGTTCTCTCTTCTTTGCTATCATCACCATGATGGTGGCCTTTGGTGCAGCATTGTACATGCTACTCAAGGACAGATGGGAATCAATTTACATCCCAATTATCATTCTGGGTTGTATACCGGTACTGTTATTTGCCAAGCAGCAAGTTCCCTTATTCTACGATATGGTCCAGTCAACATATGGATCCGGagttttcaagaagaaaaagacatgGTGATTCCCCATTAAGTGGAAATTACCCTTTTGGGCATGTCattagaatatttaattagCATGAGTGCAAGAGATGTGAAGGATGTAATTTATTTggaatttatataaatgttgtggTGTGCATTAAGAAATGGTTGTGCTCTGTTCTAAAGGTAGTCTTAATTATTATGTTGAGAATAAAGTTTCTTCAATTGAAAAAGTATGCATTTGGGTAGGCTGCAGTTCACGCATGGGATTGGATTATTATAAAGAAATGGCTTGGGATTAGATGAAGGGAAATCAATTCCCCAGCAATTAAACAATTGGAATAAAACTCAGTAAACACTTTGTTATCTGTAGTTTGAAACGTTTGAAGATTCtttttgaaattagaaaaataaagaactcTCTATTAActatcaaaagaataaaacatgTGTCAATAGGGGGGAAAAAGAGTGACTGGCTATAACCATCTTGATGAAGCTTTGTTTTGCCTATGAAGTTAGCTACAACAACAAAAGAGTTTATATCACGTTAATTGGAAATGACGAACAATATTGATCTTCTTTTAATGCAATAGAAGGTCCAATAGTGcattgttttttaaaacctccttttgaaaattaatatttctttccTTACAACTAATTGTCAAATAAAGAGATTTTGTGTCATCCTCCTATCTAATGTTATAATACATAGAAAATCATGATCATCTTgaattttatatgataatcaaataataaagttTTCAACCTTCATTGTTATGTAGATGCACTTCTACCTTAGGTTTATTCCTAAGTAGGATTTCAATATGCCTCCACTAATCCTTGATATCTTGTATCTTGTTCaataatcacaatttttttatttcggTAAGTAAATGTGCATAAAAACCAAAACGAAACCAATCCTGGAAAAGGCCAAGGAGAGAACAAACTGGGCTCATCTTGTCCGACCATCTTCACAAAAGCAAGATAGGGAATAAAAGAGCAAGGATCTATGCATCATATATACAAACACTAGCAAGACCAAGCTTTCTATCCCAAGAAGAACAAATACAAAAGCAGAAAACCCAcgagaaccaaaaaaaaaaaattgctggAATTTAAGCGCAACTAGCAGTTGAACTTCTAGCAAGAGAAACAACAAGGCAGCAGAGCAAATCTGCAGACCAAGCTAACACACCAAGGTACCTTAACTTCAGGAAAGGAAAAACAGCCAAACTATAGGAAAGAAAACTCCAGCAAAGATGAGACAACATCGTCCTTCAAAAAAGCAAAAGGAGAAGAACAATGAAGATTTAGCTTCATGATAAAGAGGCTAAATTTAGGCAGACAAGAAGGCCAAACCTAACCAACAAGCTAGATCAACACAGGCCAACCAAGCAAAAGGCtgctaaaaaaatataccaCCACTCAGAGGTAACAAACTTGAAGCCAACATCAAGGATAAGAAACAGCCATTGCCAAAAAACTCATGGTGAAAGAAGAGCACAACTAGGTCCCTGAAGGTAAGAGAAGATAACCGGGGGGTAAGGAAAAAACTCCTCGCTTGAGAAAACATGGCACCCTTCATACATAAACGGATCATCCTCAAGGTCTCCACTATGAAACCTTTTACATGAATGACCACCCTAAGGCAAGAGCCTGCAAAACAAAAGcgtgttaaataatatatactttcCCAATTAGTTTGATCTaggtttgatcaaattttgattgatttgattctaatttagtatatattattttttctatttcataagattagattttcttttcaaactacactgtaatattataaattgtacagtattttgtcaataatattagtttaatttacaaccaaattgattatttttcatgGTATCATAGCGGGTAAAATCCCCTTGCacttttcaactttaaaattttccttttgaaaaaaaaaaacttaattttattaagtcTTGCCAAAATGCATTTCCCCCtcttttttagagtttttctttGCACCTTGGCAAATTTCAGTTGCcaccccccatatttttcttgCTTCTAGCAATCACCAGCTTTTGAAATTGTTTCAGTGCACTCCTCTTCTCCATAATTGCTGCTCCCTTTTTGATGTTCATCCTCCTTTGTCTTCACTTGCCTATCTACTAGAGACCGAGTCTTCGTCAACCTAGTATCAATCTTCAACGATTTTACTCCCTCCCAAAATACTTGTAATGTGATTCTTATAGTGCATTAAGGAGCTGCACCTATTAATTTCGTATTATCCCCGATATTCGTTTGGGAGTCAGCATGGGTTTTAAACGCCCTGGTAATCTTCCGCTTGGCAAAACCCATGCCCAGCTCGGTGGTAGCTATTTCCTCCGATGTGGTGGTCAGAGCGTCCATACCATAAAGAGGTGTCGAATTTACTTGCCTACGCACCCGCTTTATACTATTTACTATTGTCTACATCAGGCCATGCAAGCCGCTCGATGGGCCGTTTCACCAAGATCGAGTAGGTCCAATGTACTCCCCTTTACTAGCACTGCAACAACCTCGTCCTCTATCACTTCTAACTTGCTCTGACAAACTTGATGTGCGCATATCTCCCTCTACCACAACATGTTTTCTTCACCTGGACCATTGTACCTTTGATTGTTTGACTTCCTTTCCATGGTTGACTCGAAGACAACCTGGTCACAATAACTCTTGATAGTTCACCCCTTCATTTCTCTCTATTGATAGCTTTTTTTCACACCATGAATCATGGTTCTCCAATGGCAATTGGCTTATCTTCTTTGTTATCATTGCACTTTCCATCGGTCACTACTACATCTGCTATTATGGCTTCTAATTTCCTATTGTCCCTATTACTAACAATGGTCAACATTAGAAGCTATTTTTCTATGCTTATGGTTCATGTACTTGTGGTCTATAGAAATCTCAATTTATTGATGTTCTTACCATTCATGATTTACAACATATGATTGCCAGAGATGTGTGATCTCCACCACCACTCTTACTCAATGGCACTCCTAATCTAGCTTATTCCCATTGGTTATGAATTCATAGATTAGTTTTAACTTAGATTAAATCCACAGTATCACCCATTtgtattcaatttttgttactACCCTATGTTACTGTTTCTGAAGCATGGTCTTTGTTTGATCGTCCTATAAATCTAGTTTTTGGTATTCACCTTTAGTTTATTTGTGAAAAGTTGCATACTCATCAAAAGCTTCTAATCAGACAATGATAAATTATCTCATCAATACCGAGTCTCTCTTTGACTTTTTTGCTATAATTggttttcctattttaaatattgattttgtggAATACATTGTTGATGGTTTAGGTCACAGTACTAATCCTCCACCACTTCCCCACATTTTTTACCATCCACAACTCTATGACCTTCTCATTTGTGATGTGCATTTTCAAAAGAAACTCTCTAGTATATCTCCTCCAATTGTTGCTATGGTTGTTACTCGCTCTCCACAGTCCTTAAGTTTGTCCAAATCTTCTAGTAAATGCAAGCTTTATGGCCACAATAATCATGGTCGTAGT contains:
- the LOC123221396 gene encoding uncharacterized protein LOC123221396; translated protein: WEFVEKLVKDLDEKDLETQNAIDYTVLHFVAYSESVKTAEILVSKNSKLTQIVSKDGATPLLLSVRQSLHKDMIWYLALVTRFIHVETGVPPDSLRNRKGVPASAFPSFIVRRLYFGKLLKNWISKRTLHNFLFRLVCKHSLSNYYYSFYIILLCSTRFKTSSRSQEEIFNLITEIPATTANLRNTEDVHGNTVRHIAAKLARPSKLLSISGAALQMQREVQWFKEVEKLFDPAKIGEIDVERNTFMDHFTVNHKTFCMIVSTLVATVVFAAAFTVPGGNVGDTGIPVFLRRADFLVFAISDALALLSSSTSLLMFLSILTARYAPEDFLLRLPKRLIIGLGSLFFAIITMMVAFGAALYMLLKDRWESIYIPIIILGCIPVLLFAKQQVPLFYDMVQSTYGSGVFKKKKTW